GATATGTATTTACCAGGGGTGGTGATGGGTATCCCAGCAGCAAGCAGATGCAGGAGAAGGAAGCTCTGCAGAAACAGAAGCAGGAACACAAGGCTAATGCGCTCTGCATGCAATAGCAGAAGTGGGAAGGCCAAGAAGGTGAGGGCCGTGACCACAGCCACTGAGTAGACGCTCCCCAACTGATAGGCAGCCACTGTCAGGGGGCCCTGAGATTTGGTTCTCTCTAGTCGGCCCCGGAACTCCTCCTGCATATGTCGGTAGATTTGAGGAACCACGTAATCCAGGTCAGCCTGAGATGTGGGGGGGCCTGAGAAGGGAGTGAGGATAGTCCTGGTCCTTGGAGCGCCCGTCGAAGCTTTCACCAACACCGTCACAGGCCTCCAGAGCAGCAGCATGAGCCCTGAAGCCGCCAACCCTGCCACAGCCCTAGGCAACATAACTGATGCCCCAGCAACCAGGGCCCGGAGACGAGGGGGTGCTTCATCTGCCCCCGATGCCAGTGCCCAGTAGGCAGCAGTGCCGAGTACCATTAGGGGCAGCCCCCAGCGCACAAAGAGCACAGGGGGCTCAGGGCTCTTGAGATTACCATAGCGGCGAAGCCACAGGCGCACAGCGGCTAACAGGGCCACCAGCGCCCCCACACAAGCTCCATACCACAAATTCTTGGCTCGACCACCCACCATGGACGCCAGGGGACTCAGCCAGGGTGAGGAGCTACAAGCAGGTGTCTCTTCAGGGCAGCGGTGAAAAAGCCCAGCTAGCCTTATACATAAAAGCAACCCACCTCCAAGCCCCAGGGCATGCAAGCCATTGTGCTGTGGGGGGCCTGTTGGGGTCAAAAAGCCAAAACGGGGTACTGTGACTAGCTTAGGTGGCAGGAGCTTGCCCTCCCAGTGAAGTTGGGCAACCAGGAGCAAGATGAGTGAGACCAAAAGGAAGGGGGCGGCCCTGGCCTCAGCTATAACAAAGCTGTCAGAGAAGAAACCAGCAAAGCGAATGAGCAGGAGTAACAGGACAGGCTCAGGCATGGGAAGGAGGGCTGCCAGGGGCCTCTTGGATCCCCAGCCAATCCAGACTTTCCACAGACAAGGCAGGAGTGAGCCCACTGCAGCCATGGCCCCTAGAACCACTAAATCCAGCTTCAATCCAGTAGCTGCTAGGAATCCAGCACACACTATGGCCCCAATCAGACCCCAGGCCATGGGGATTGAGAGAGGATGGAAAGAGAAACCCGGGGATGCTGCCCACTGGGATACCAGTAGGCAGAGAAAGCAGGTAGCAGCCAAGAGAGCAGCACCCCCTGCCATGCGGACCAGAGAAAAACGAGCCCAAGACTCAATGCACATGGCCCGAACTCCCCGCAGGAACTGCTGCAGCTCAGTAATCACAGTCTGCAGTGCTGCCTCAGCCCCCTGAGGGCTCTGCAGAAGCTGCTGGTAGTCAGCAGAAGCCTTGGAGAAGAGGTTCTGCAGCCGATGAAGCTCCTTAATTTGGAGATCCTGAGCAACAGCTGAGTAGGTGTGAAGAAAACGGGACACCTGGCAGAAAAGATCAGAGACCAAGGGTTAAAGCTTAGAGACGTAAATTGGGACAGAGGCAAGGATAGGTATCACCAAAGGGGGGTATCTGGAAATCAGGGACCCAAACTCTGCCCGGGACCCAAACTTCATCCAGAGGGAGGACATGGCTATGGAATGTGGGATTAAGACTGAACAAAGGACAAGAGAGTGGGTCATTATGCTTCTCCCATGCCCAACCTAACTCTGTTGCCTAGGAGCCTAGCCCATTACCTACCTGCTGGGCATTGAGATGGAGAGCTGAGGCTTGGGCCAGAGCAGAGAAGTGAGGCTGAGAGTCTTCGACCTCTGAGAACACCTCAGCTATTACCTCCCCGATGTTCCCAAATGGGATGGGCAGGcccagcagcagggccagtgtAGGCACAAGGCTGATTTGAGGGATCACCTCTGGCTCCTAAAGAACAAAGACAGGGGTCAACGGGTTCACCAAAGAGCTGAGGTCAGTGTCTGGGATGGAAGGTGTAGGGGCCTAGGTAGGAAATAAGAATGGGGGGTGCCCAGGGTCATGAACCTGGGGGCTTAAATTGGAGGGATCCACAAGGATACTCTGATCATGATGTGGGCTGAACAGCAGGAAACCACACAAAGCACATCTCAGGCCTCACCTCGGGTGGGGCACTGGGAAAGAGGGCTGTGGGACTATACAAAAAAAGTGCAGCCGAGTTCTCCAGCTCACTGTCTCCTCCATGGTTCCCATTCGTGGTCATCCCATGGTCCCCAGTCACCACCAGCAGTGTGTCATTCTCCAGATGCTCCACAAGTCCCCTGGGGCCAAGAAATGTGTCAGGAGTAGAGATGGATAAAGATTTTTCTGAGGGCCCCATTCAGCCCCAGCCAGAACTTCCATTAGAAGGACCTATATCTCTGGCAAAATGACACCTCTTTGGTCATGACCCAAACCACACACTGGGTTACTCAAAATGAACGGGGCCCCTAGCTTCAGAAAAAGGCCGAGAGAAGACATAATTCAGCTAGGAAAGAGGCtctaaataagatttttttttttttctcttgcttgggACTACATACCATGACATTCTCATTCACaaacccatccccacccccagccaacaTCCACACTCACTGGATCACTTGGTCCATTTGGCTAAGTTTCTTGGCCATTTCAGGATGGTGAGGTCCATGCTTGTGGCCACAGTGATCCACACCCAGGAAGTGAATAATCAGCACATCCCATTCACCACTGTCCACTGTAGAAGAGAGAACGTGAGCACAGGGGACTAAGGCTCACTCCTCAACTCGACCTAGGTTCTGATGCTCCTACGTTCAGGAACACAAGCCCAGGCCATTGCACATAGAATTTGTGGACTGAAGCAGCCCTCCCCAGCTCCTAGTTTTAGGCCTATCTCTGGCCCCATGCTCACTGGTTGGGTAGAGACGTTCCAGGATACCATTGTCCACTGTGTGCAGGTCTCGGACATCAAATGATGGGAAGAAGAAAGCTTGGGAGAAAGCTCCAGGAAAAAGATCATTCCAAGTTTCATCTCCCATGAAGACCACACGCCTTCCTACAAAGACACAAGAGTGAGTCATAGCCGGAGCAGAAGTCAGGGGACGGGGAAGAGGAGGGACCTTTTACAGATCTATCAGAATCCAAACCATGCACTAAGTCACAGCAGGTCCATCCAACAACTCTTTATCCTTCAAGGCCTAAAATTTTCTGCCAGGAAGCTTGCCCTGATAACCATGTACCACCCAGACCACTTATTCCTTATTCCTACAAAAAGCTGTGCTAGTTCTCAATCCCTGgatatctgtttttctgtttttcctggtACATCTTCCTTTTTCCCAGTCAGTGAGTAGACAGAGCCTGGACCCTTTGATCTCTCCTCACTTGTGAGAATACTAAAcccgcatcttttttttttttttttttgccatttcttgggccgctcctgcagcatatggagtttcccaggctaggggtttaattggagctgtagccaccggctacgccagagccacagcaacacaggatccgagccgcatctgtaacctacaccacagctcatggcaacgctggatccttaacccactgagcaaggccagggatcgaccccgcaacctcatggtttctagtcagattcgttaaccactgagccacgaagggaactcctagacccgCATCTTCTCTTGGGTCTTTCCCCTGCCCCTTTACTGAGAGCTCTCCCAAAGTAAAACCAATACCCCAAGCAGATTAGAAACTCCAGAAGGACAAAGCCCGGACCTGCACTCCCTGATGCAGGGTTGTAACTCTCCTTCTCTGTACTCCTAGTTAAACATGCAGCTGGGCACCCAGAGTTCTGGCTACTTCTAAGGAAGAAATTCGCCAAGGTACTCCTGGCCTCCAAAGAGGCCCAGACTAACCTGTGCTAGTAAGCTGCTTAATGAGATTGTCTTCTGCTATGGCATAGCTGGCAAAATTACTGCCGGCATCAACAAAGGTTGGCAGTGAGCCGGTGGTGAGGGCCTTGATACGCTGCATGGTGGTGGTTGGGGGGTCAACTTTTGATTGGTAGAGCCTGGCATGGTGAGGCTGACTTTCCAGGATCCTCTGCAAGGAACTCAGTTTGCCCAGGAAGGGCAACGAGACAGAAGGCTCCCCAGAAACGTGTGAGAACTGGGGCTTTGCAAAGTCAAATCGCAGAGCATCTATCACCACCAACACAAGCCGGGGGAATCGGGAAGCCATCCAGCAGGCCCCAGGCTCCCCTTGGCTCCCCCATGGTAGGGACACGGGGCCTGGGGGCTCTTGGCAGCTGCTGTGGTTGTTGAGTTCCAATCGGGTGAGCAGGAAGCCACTGGTGAAGAGAGCAATGCCGGCATAGAAGAGGAAGCAGACCCAGGCCAGGAAGAGCAGTAC
The nucleotide sequence above comes from Phacochoerus africanus isolate WHEZ1 chromosome 2, ROS_Pafr_v1, whole genome shotgun sequence. Encoded proteins:
- the PIGO gene encoding GPI ethanolamine phosphate transferase 3 isoform X1, which gives rise to MQKISVLLFLAWVCFLFYAGIALFTSGFLLTRLELNNHSSCQEPPGPVSLPWGSQGEPGACWMASRFPRLVLVVIDALRFDFAKPQFSHVSGEPSVSLPFLGKLSSLQRILESQPHHARLYQSKVDPPTTTMQRIKALTTGSLPTFVDAGSNFASYAIAEDNLIKQLTSTGRRVVFMGDETWNDLFPGAFSQAFFFPSFDVRDLHTVDNGILERLYPTMDSGEWDVLIIHFLGVDHCGHKHGPHHPEMAKKLSQMDQVIQGLVEHLENDTLLVVTGDHGMTTNGNHGGDSELENSAALFLYSPTALFPSAPPEEPEVIPQISLVPTLALLLGLPIPFGNIGEVIAEVFSEVEDSQPHFSALAQASALHLNAQQVSRFLHTYSAVAQDLQIKELHRLQNLFSKASADYQQLLQSPQGAEAALQTVITELQQFLRGVRAMCIESWARFSLVRMAGGAALLAATCFLCLLVSQWAASPGFSFHPLSIPMAWGLIGAIVCAGFLAATGLKLDLVVLGAMAAVGSLLPCLWKVWIGWGSKRPLAALLPMPEPVLLLLLIRFAGFFSDSFVIAEARAAPFLLVSLILLLVAQLHWEGKLLPPKLVTVPRFGFLTPTGPPQHNGLHALGLGGGLLLCIRLAGLFHRCPEETPACSSSPWLSPLASMVGGRAKNLWYGACVGALVALLAAVRLWLRRYGNLKSPEPPVLFVRWGLPLMVLGTAAYWALASGADEAPPRLRALVAGASVMLPRAVAGLAASGLMLLLWRPVTVLVKASTGAPRTRTILTPFSGPPTSQADLDYVVPQIYRHMQEEFRGRLERTKSQGPLTVAAYQLGSVYSVAVVTALTFLAFPLLLLHAERISLVFLLLFLQSFLLLHLLAAGIPITTPGPFTVPWQAVSAWAFMATQTFYSTGHQPVFPAIHWHAAFVGVSEGPGFTWLSALLVGSNTFASHLLFAVGCPLLLLWPFLCESQGPRKRRQPPGNEAEATVRPEEEEEPLMEMRLRDAPHHFNAALLQLGLKYFFVLGIQILASALAASILRRHLMVWKVFAPKFIFEAMGFIVSSVGLCLGIALVMRVDGAVSSWFRQLVLSHQRAGEQSNLVYTGAGSSAREAQSYLLPSCSQELLVSGTSSFCNSKS
- the PIGO gene encoding GPI ethanolamine phosphate transferase 3 isoform X2 is translated as MQKISVLLFLAWVCFLFYAGIALFTSGFLLTRLELNNHSSCQEPPGPVSLPWGSQGEPGACWMASRFPRLVLVVIDALRFDFAKPQFSHVSGEPSVSLPFLGKLSSLQRILESQPHHARLYQSKVDPPTTTMQRIKALTTGSLPTFVDAGSNFASYAIAEDNLIKQLTSTGRRVVFMGDETWNDLFPGAFSQAFFFPSFDVRDLHTVDNGILERLYPTMDSGEWDVLIIHFLGVDHCGHKHGPHHPEMAKKLSQMDQVIQGLVEHLENDTLLVVTGDHGMTTNGNHGGDSELENSAALFLYSPTALFPSAPPEEPEVIPQISLVPTLALLLGLPIPFGNIGEVIAEVFSEVEDSQPHFSALAQASALHLNAQQVSRFLHTYSAVAQDLQIKELHRLQNLFSKASADYQQLLQSPQGAEAALQTVITELQQFLRGVRAMCIESWARFSLVRMAGGAALLAATCFLCLLVSQWAASPGFSFHPLSIPMAWGLIGAIVCAGFLAATGLKLDLVVLGAMAAVGSLLPCLWKVWIGWGSKRPLAALLPMPEPVLLLLLIRFAGFFSDSFVIAEARAAPFLLVSLILLLVAQLHWEGKLLPPKLVTVPRFGFLTPTGPPQHNGLHALGLGGGLLLCIRLAGLFHRCPEETPACSSSPWLSPLASMVGGRAKNLWYGACVGALVALLAAVRLWLRRYGNLKSPEPPVLFVRWGLPLMVLGTAAYWALASGADEAPPRLRALVAGASVMLPRAVAGLAASGLMLLLWRPVTVLVKASTGAPRTRTILTPFSGPPTSQADLDYVVPQIYRHMQEEFRGRLERTKSQGPLTVAAYQLGSVYSVAVVTALTFLAFPLLLLHAERISLVFLLLFLQSFLLLHLLAAGIPITTPGPFTVPWQAVSAWAFMATQTFYSTGHQPVFPAIHWHAAFVGVSEGPGFTWLSALLVGSNTFASHLLFADSGQCLGSLHPPQASHGLEGVCPQVHF
- the PIGO gene encoding GPI ethanolamine phosphate transferase 3 isoform X3, translating into MQKISVLLFLAWVCFLFYAGIALFTSGFLLTRLELNNHSSCQEPPGPVSLPWGSQGEPGACWMASRFPRLVLVVIDALRFDFAKPQFSHVSGEPSVSLPFLGKLSSLQRILESQPHHARLYQSKVDPPTTTMQRIKALTTGSLPTFVDAGSNFASYAIAEDNLIKQLTSTGRRVVFMGDETWNDLFPGAFSQAFFFPSFDVRDLHTVDNGILERLYPTMDSGEWDVLIIHFLGVDHCGHKHGPHHPEMAKKLSQMDQVIQGLVEHLENDTLLVVTGDHGMTTNGNHGGDSELENSAALFLYSPTALFPSAPPEEPEVIPQISLVPTLALLLGLPIPFGNIGEVIAEVFSEVEDSQPHFSALAQASALHLNAQQVSRFLHTYSAVAQDLQIKELHRLQNLFSKASADYQQLLQSPQGAEAALQTVITELQQFLRGVRAMCIESWARFSLVRMAGGAALLAATCFLCLLVSQWAASPGFSFHPLSIPMAWGLIGAIVCAGFLAATGLKLDLVVLGAMAAVGSLLPCLWKVWIGWGSKRPLAALLPMPEPVLLLLLIRFAGFFSDSFVIAEARAAPFLLVSLILLLVAQLHWEGKLLPPKLVTVPRFGFLTPTGPPQHNGLHALGLGGGLLLCIRLAGLFHRCPEETPACSSSPWLSPLASMVGGRAKNLWYGACVGALVALLAAVRLWLRRYGNLKSPEPPVLFVRWGLPLMVLGTAAYWALASGADEAPPRLRALVAGASVMLPRAVAGLAASGLMLLLWRPVTVLVKASTGAPRTRTILTPFSGPPTSQADLDYVVPQIYRHMQEEFRGRLERTKSQGPLTVAAYQLGSVYSVAVVTALTFLAFPLLLLHAERISLVFLLLFLQSFLLLHLLAAGIPITTPGPFTVPWQAVSAWAFMATQTFYSTGHQPVFPAIHWHAAFVGVSEGPGFTWLSALLVGSNTFASHLLFAGSRLPIAPALALFV